The Thermodesulfovibrionales bacterium genomic sequence ATCAATGCCTGCAGTTTCCACCTCGAGAACAGGTTCCTTTGTCTCCGGAATGGAAGCCGGGATAAAAAAGGTAAAGGTACTGCCCTTTCCGGGAGAGCTTTCGAGACTAATTTCTCCACCATGAAGCTCAACAAATCTCTTTGTAAGAGCAAGCCCAAGGCCAGCTCCACCGGCCTGTCTGGAAAGTGAAGAGTCTGCCTGCTCAAATTCATCAAATATCCTTATCTGATCCTCCGGCTTTATTCCCACTCCTGTATCCCATACAGAACATACAATGACCTCTGCATCAGATGGCAGTCCTCCGTATTTACCTGGTCTGTTTTTATCCCTTGTGATTACAAGGCCTATCCTTCCGGCCTCGGGTGTAAATTTTATAGCATTATTTAAGAGATTGTAGAAGACCTGTTTAAGTTTTATTCTGTCAGCTGTAATATCTTCAATACCTTCCTGAAAATTAAGATGAACCTTGATATTCTTTCTTGATGCAAGAGGTTCAATGGTTTTCATCACCTCATCTACCATCTGTCTTAAAGAAAAGGTCTCATATACCATATCATACTTTCCTGATTCAATCTTTGAAAGGTCAAGGACATTGTTAACAAGCTCCAGAAGGTATTTACCGGCATTGTGGATATTTCTTATATATCTTTCCTGTTCAGGAGTTAACCCACCTCGTGCTCTTTCAAGAAGAACCTCTGAAAAACCAAGGATTGTATTAAGAGGAGTTCTGAGCTCATGGCTCATATTGGCTAAAAATCTTGATTTTGCGTTGTTCAGGCGTTCAAGTTCAATATTCATTCTCTGGAGTTCTTCTATCTTTTTCTCCACATCTTCTTCAGAGGTTATACCCCTGGAGAGAATTAGTGATGAAAAGGATGACAGGATACTGAGGATCAGGTTATCCCTTTCATTAAAATCTCTCTGCCTTCTATCAAAAACACAGAGAACAGCCTTACCTTCAGCCATATTTACAGGGACAGCGATAAATGACCTGATATCTTCTTTAAGAAAATAATCTGATAATTCAGGATTCTCTTTCACATTTCTTATTCTTAACCACTCAGCTTTCTCAAAAATATCCTTAAAAATACTCCTCAATAAAAAAAGATTATTTTCAATAAATCTTTTACTCAAGCCAGTGTACGCAAGGATCTTCGGTGAAGAATTCTCAAGCACCATAATCAGTGCTGCTGATGCTTTTAACAGTCCTGTTACACCCTCAATTAATCTGTTAAATAACATCTCTGGTATCAGCTCTGTAAATGATTTTAAAAGAACCTCTATCTCCCTGATTGTTCCCGTCCATTCAGCAAGATCGGTCTTTATACTTTTATACCTTCCACCTGTAAGGAGAAAATATCTTGCTGCAACAGGGCCTATAAC encodes the following:
- a CDS encoding diguanylate cyclase; translation: VIGPVAARYFLLTGGRYKSIKTDLAEWTGTIREIEVLLKSFTELIPEMLFNRLIEGVTGLLKASAALIMVLENSSPKILAYTGLSKRFIENNLFLLRSIFKDIFEKAEWLRIRNVKENPELSDYFLKEDIRSFIAVPVNMAEGKAVLCVFDRRQRDFNERDNLILSILSSFSSLILSRGITSEEDVEKKIEELQRMNIELERLNNAKSRFLANMSHELRTPLNTILGFSEVLLERARGGLTPEQERYIRNIHNAGKYLLELVNNVLDLSKIESGKYDMVYETFSLRQMVDEVMKTIEPLASRKNIKVHLNFQEGIEDITADRIKLKQVFYNLLNNAIKFTPEAGRIGLVITRDKNRPGKYGGLPSDAEVIVCSVWDTGVGIKPEDQIRIFDEFEQADSSLSRQAGGAGLGLALTKRFVELHGGEISLESSPGKGSTFTFFIPASIPETKEPVLEVETAGIDYAASKEDAPLILLIEDDLATVELLTLHLSQAGYRVSHAFDGIEGIEKAKSLRPFAIILDIMIPKKDGWEVLQELKASEQTSSIPVIIHSIVDNRELAFTLGAADYLLKPLDKEALLSRLEELSLSMQRERVPKSVLIIESDASTVAELTELFLSGGFQIHEAREGKSGLELASAVRPAMILIGIDLPDISGFDMVRQLRENPVTKDIPLFLLTQKDIPVEERLELVGKIERIIKKHTFEPKDLISYIQELEMLYPRKAGLVDELTGLFNHRYLVLRLAQEVERAHRYKLPLNLLLLDIDFFGRYVRERGEFYGNIVLKKIAELLKKNTRGSDVVVRYGGDAFAIILANTSFEAARALGNRFSAIIKNHPFLYAETLPKGKITVSVGLATLETQSAEELLWCAEKALKEAIRHGGDRVEVYNSSAMMV